The following DNA comes from Gopherus flavomarginatus isolate rGopFla2 chromosome 5, rGopFla2.mat.asm, whole genome shotgun sequence.
TATAAGTCAAGGGTGAGCTGGCCGTTCTTGAAGTTTGGTGTGGGGTAGCCCAGGACTGGCACAGCAGTGGACTGTGGGTCAGGATggagaggcactggcagagctggctggggggagctcaggactgcaatagcggggcgggggaggaggatgtGGTTCAGGGCTATGGGGCATTGGCACAGCTGGAGtttgtgtggggagctcaggactggaatagcagagggAAGTTATGGGTGAgggccattggcagagctgggtgtgtggAAGGTTTGCTGAGCTCTTGCCTGCTCTTCTCCCAGCACTGTTAGTGAGTGCCAAATCTCCCTGCAGAAGAGAATAAGTGAGTAACTCATGCCCTGACACACACAAAGTTTGCAGGTGTCTTCTGGGTTTTCAGACTGGCTTCTCATTGCTCTAAACCCCTACGACATCCCATTCTTGGCTGCTGTTTGGCTGATAAATAAGTTGGAGAACgctgggcctgacccaaagcccattcaAAGCAATAGGAAGACTCTTAGTGAGTCcagagctttggatcaggtccatttTGAAGAGAGTGGGGATAAGGAGGTGACCCCTGCCACATGGAAACCCCTTCACAGGttttcaggaaattgttttcctgTTTTCCAGCTGGCTTAACATCATACTATTTCCTTTTCCCTAGATACATATAGGAAGAGAGGCACTCTGAGGCCAGGGTGATGGATGAGCTCTCAAAAACCTACCTTAGATAGAAATTGTCTTGACGTGTTTCTAAATATTTGATGCAACCCACAAATTAACCTTCCTTGCTGAGATGGCGATGCAACAAGGAACCACAGAGTGCATTTGGTGACTGAAGCTGGCACCATCCAACACTTCCTTTGGAGCAATACGTTATCCTCTGGCTGCTGCACTCCTAATCGCTGACCCTCCTTCTGTTGCAGAGATTGGTGTCGGTCTTGTGGGCTTTGGCctatttttcatcttttttggGGTGCTCTTGTACTTTGACTCAGTGCTGCTGGCCTTTGGAAACGTGAGTACCTCAAAATCTTGGCCCCCTTCCTTGCCCCTCCTGAGGACAAAATATAGCACTGGGACAGCGGCCCAGACACGACAACCCTGCTGCAAACAGTCACAGCTCCTGTGCCAGCCCTTTGGCCCTGTACAGCTTCCTATTATGAGAGAAACGGGGCTAGTCtctgttcaaatcctgctcaggtTTGTGTGAAATAAACTTGCTGAGTTTCAGTCCAGCTGTGATGATGTGTCCCCATCCTTAATCTCACCACCACTGGTGCTACTTGATCCCCTTGTAGGCAACCTCGAAAGAGAAGCTAAGAATCAAATCACATGGAGACTAAACTACTATCTCCCTACTGGGGATGGTCCTTCCCAATCAGGATTGAGACACACGGTGTGGGGGACCTTTGTATGGTGCAGCCCGTATCTGTATGGGTTAAACAGCATTTCAGTCTCCAGGGAAGTCAGCCCAGCACTTCTCCTCACAGGCACTAAAGTCCTTCTAAAAGTTGTCTTGAATTTACAAATAAGAagaacaaagggcttgtctacacatagtaGTTCATTCAGATTCAGGTAGGGTGTACATTTAAAGTGGATTatctattcctgattaactccaggGGTGAATGCTTTTATTCCAAAGTAGTTTAATCCATTTCCAGAATGGATTCGGAATAAGGCACTCTTACTCCGGGAGAAGAATAACTGCACATGGCTTTAATTAGGCAGAGTTAACcaggaatagctattctggaataactctccatatagacaagccctgtaACATGAACATGTTTTCATTCTCATGAAATATCAAAGATGTTTCCTTCTAACACTGAGGGAATCAGCTGGCATTGGAATCCTACCGCAGTCAGTGCAGTCCTAATGGGGTTCTACCTGTGAAACTAACAACAAcagtggggataatgatactgacctcctttgataTCTACTAATGAGAAGTGCTGTATAAGACCTAGGTATCgttataactgagagcagaatttagctctTCATTCTCTTATCTACTGCATTTCTGTTGCCTGGGACTTAGGCAAGAAGTGCGAACCTGTTTCCTTACTGCATTATTACAGTGGCTTTCTCCTGGAGCTGCTATGGCAGAACTAAGCCTTCTGTGGCTCATATGAATTGTCCTTTATAACAGTTACATGGATTGCAAAGGCAGGCAAGTAGGGGCTGCTGCGTTAGCATGATGGATGGTGCCCCGGTGAGGGGAGAAGGGCTGCCCGTGTCAGCAGGTGGGATAGACAAGGGTTCTCTTTGATACACATGGGAAAGAGGAGCTAGAGCTGGCGCCTGATCAGGAATGAATGAAGGGAATGTGTAGACCTTCTCTCCTCTAACAAGTCCTGTGTGACTCCATTTCCTCCACTTAGCTCCTGTTCCTTTCTGGCTTGGCCATTATCATCGGACTGAGAAGGACTTTCAGCTTCTTCTTCCAGAATGAAAAGCTAAAGGGCACCGACTTCTTCCTGGGAGGCATTCTCATTGTGCTCCTGAGACAGCCTTTTCTGGACATGTTGCTGGAGACCTATGGCTTCATCACCCTCTTCAGGTGACTTGTTCTCTACATGCCTTTGGTTTTGGCCTTTGACGATAGTCTTGCTAGGGTAACTGGCAAAACTCCATAGGTGTGGAGCATTGTGGGTGCAAGAGGCTATCTAGGAAACCCCAATCTCATTCCCCTAAGGAATTTCTTAGCAAGCATCCAAAGCTCCCTAGAAAGCCACACAAATGTCGCAGGATCAACTCCCCTGTCGTTTGCAAGGCATTGATTTCAAACGGTGTGAGCCAAAAGAGATCCTACCAGGCTCCACATCCGTACCAAATctacatggtgtcaagtatcagaggggtagccgtgttactctggatctgtaaaagcagcaaagagtcctgtggcaccttatagactaacagacatattggagcatgagctttcgtggtgatgcatccgacgaagtgggtattcacctacgaaagctcatgctccaatacgtctgttagtctataaggtgccacaggactctttgctgcttttacaaatctacATGGCTGCTTGTGTGCTGGCAACAACAGGGTAAACCTGGCAAGCAGCTGAATGGACAATATTTCCCAGCTAGTGAAAGCTCATGGGAACTTTTTGACCTAGGTTTATTTTACCCAGTTATAGATCATGGGGAAAGTCCTTCCCTGACCCTAAATcagcccactcccttccccagcttccACTCAATGACTAACAGTGATCTTTGTTTTGCTCCAGGAATTTTTTCCCAGTAGTCTTTGGATTTCTGGGAGTTTGGGAAAATATTCCACTGCTGAGCAAGgtaagcagggctttggggttGGATTTCATACAGAGTCGGGGGGCCTTTGGTTTTGCAAGGTACTGGTGGAAGACCCCAGTAAGGACTCTGGATCAAattctgagctggtgtaaattgatagaTCTTTATTGACATTTCCAAAGCTTCACAGATGTAAACtggctgagaatttggcccattctcctctcacactgacTTCACATCTCATGTAACTTAATTGATTTGAAATGAGTCACTCTCAGTTTACACAAGTGAAAGGGAGAGGAAAATCTGGTCGAAAGAGGCAGTTAAATTTCAGCCCTCACTTACACTTGAATTGTTCGAATGTCTGCCTCTCACAGCCATAACTTAACACGGACTAAGCACAAGTTTTTAAGAGttgggattttaaaaagtcttcagATTTTATGTTCCTTCTCATCCGATGTTAATTCTTCCAGAACGTCTTTTTTGCTTTTGCTATTCTGCTGCTGACTTCCATCTTCTGCAATGATGCTTCCTAAGTAGCAGTGATTTCTCATGTATTCTACAGCTGTGTCACTCGCTGGAACGTTGCATGTTTTCCCAGGATCCTTGTGTACCAGCATAGTTCTTGTCTTGTCCACATTCAACTCTAGACTCTCATTGATATTAGAATTGatcaaaaaaattgtgaaaaatatttgcacaatttttgttgaaatttcacCAGTGCGAACATTTTTGACCAGCACTAATTCAGAGGCAGCAATGTGTATCTGTTCACTAGAGGTCTGGACTGTATCTTCTGTATAGAAAAAAGTCTTAAACTATGAATACAGAGGTGCTGAGGAGACGGGTTGTACACCATAGCAAATAGCATCAGGACTTCAACTGGTCATCCCTTGTTATAATGCCGACTGACTGTCCTGGGGCAAGTCTGGGAGAGACCGACACTGTCCTGGCCAACATTATTGAATTAAATTTAGTACCATTTATTCAAAATGGTACTAAATTAAATTTGTGGTCCATTTATTCAAAATGCAGTTGTGTCTGGATTATTGTGGGATTGTACATAACTTCTTTAGAAACCTGCCCAATTAAATCTCTGAAAGTATTAGggacttcaaagggcttttggGGACAATCTCTGTGATGTGGCTACCCTGGAAAGTACTTGGGAGGAGAAAAAAGCAAATTGTCCCCTGTGaaaccagccttttgaagctatgccctgggGAGCAAGTTCCCCTGCCTACTGGTTACTTGCTCCTGGAAACTCCAGATCAAAGACCTTTCAACTATATAACAGATGGACTAAACTTTACCTGAATGGGCTACTTCTGAGCTGAGGCTGTTATGTACTTGTGACTATAGAGGAGTTTTGAAGCACAAATTAACTACCACAGCCCATGGTAGAGCTGGGGTGATCGCTGGGAAGCTTTTTGGCATGTATGTAGGttcctttattgtttttaatatattttctctgtaatggttTTGTCTTAAAGATAAATCAGCTTGCACCACAAAAGCTGTGTGGTAGCTTACCTGTGGGCAGATACACTATTCAAGtgtctgaagagaaagcaaggggGTCTGCTTAAGCAGTCTGTCCTCTGCTGGGAATGGCAGAGTGAAGACAGGGAACTGTTCAGCCTGGGAATACCTCAGTCAGAAGGGGGAGAGACGCAGGGCTCCATCCAAGAAAGGCAACAAGCTGGGAAACCAGAAGCCTGCCcgtgggtgcccttgctgaacCTCTAAGGGAAATGCAGACGCAGCTGTGTTGAGCTGCAAGCATCACCATT
Coding sequences within:
- the GOLT1A gene encoding vesicle transport protein GOT1A: MADSPGVLYAEATLAIRYPLAAALLIADPPSVAEIGVGLVGFGLFFIFFGVLLYFDSVLLAFGNLLFLSGLAIIIGLRRTFSFFFQNEKLKGTDFFLGGILIVLLRQPFLDMLLETYGFITLFRNFFPVVFGFLGVWENIPLLSKLFQKLGDTSSLV